In a genomic window of Syngnathus typhle isolate RoL2023-S1 ecotype Sweden linkage group LG4, RoL_Styp_1.0, whole genome shotgun sequence:
- the hsd11b2 gene encoding 11-beta-hydroxysteroid dehydrogenase type 2 — protein sequence MDAWALAWWTLVLGAAALAWGAATRMLARALKRDDVEHKRDEPKEDKLLAACGKAVVITGCDSGFGKATARHLDGLGFRVFATVLEAEGEGACELQRACSPRLSLLQLDITQPQQVRGALAQVQAQLGPQGLWALVNNAGVCVNFGDIELSQMSTFRGCMEVNFFGTLNVTKTFLPLLRRGKGRVITVSSPAGDQPFPCLAAYGASKAALNLFMETLRHELAPWGVHVSTILPSSYKTGQCTNTTYWEARHQELLRSLSPALLEDFGEDYVGETKELFHHFARHANPDLSPVVDAMERALREPRPRDRYYAGPGVGLMYLVSAYFPSALRNRFLRRLFVKKRLAPRALRKDAALGKDSADQCRHDDNNNDEEEADKVK from the exons ATGGACGCGTGGGCGCTGGCGTGGTGGACCTTGGTGCTGGGGGCGGCAGCGTTGGCGTGGGGCGCCGCGACGAGGATGCTGGCACGAGCGCTGAAACGCGACGACGTCGAGCACAAGAGAGACGAGCCAAAGGAGGACAAACTGCTGGCCGCCTGCGGCAAAGCTGTCGTCATCACAG GCTGCGACTCGGGCTTCGGGAAGGCAACGGCCCGCCACCTGGACGGCTTGGGCTTCCGGGTCTTCGCCACGGTGTTGGAGGCAGAGGGAGAAGGCGCCTGCGAGCTGCAGCGCGCCTGCTCGCCGCGACTCTCGCTGCTGCAGTTGGACATCACGCAGCCGCAGCAGGTGCGGGGAGCGCTCGCCCAAGTTCAGGCGCAGCTGGGACCCCAAG GTCTGTGGGCTCTAGTGAACAACGCCGGCGTGTGCGTCAACTTTGGCGACATCGAGCTGTCTCAGATGTCAACCTTCCGCGGCTGCATGGAGGTCAACTTCTTCGGAACGCTCAACGTCACCAAAACTTTCCTGCCGCTGCTGAGACGCGGCAAAGGGCGAGTGATCACCGTCTCCAGTCCAGCGg GCGACCAACCCTTCCCATGCTTGGCTGCGTACGGAGCGTCCAAAGCGGCGCTCAACCTTTTCATGGAGACCCTGCGACACGAGCTGGCGCCGTGGGGAGTCCACGTCTCCACCATTCTGCCTTCGTCCTACAAGACGG GTCAGTGCACCAACACCACGTACTGGGAGGCCCGACACCAGGAGCTGCTGCGCTCACTTTCTCCGGCGCTTCTGGAGGACTTTGGAGAGGACTACGTGGGCGAGACCAAGGAGCTCTTCCACCACTTTGCCCGCCACGCCAACCCGGACCTCAGCCCCGTGGTGGACGCCATGGAGCGGGCGCTGCGGGAGCCGCGGCCGCGGGACCGCTACTACGCCGGGCCCGGAGTGGGCCTCATGTACCTGGTCAGCGCCTACTTTCCTTCCGCCCTCAGGAACCGATTCCTCCGGCGTCTTTTCGTCAAGAAGAGGTTGGCGCCGCGGGCGCTCCGAAAGGATGCCGCCCTCGGGAAGGACTCCGCCGACCAGTGTCGCCATGATGACAACAACAAtgacgaggaggaggcggacAAAGTCAAGTAG